In a single window of the Methanofollis ethanolicus genome:
- a CDS encoding MFS transporter has protein sequence MIVALLGMYMSVLDGVIISIALPTITSYFNADIACSQWTMTGYLVAITAAMLIFARLSDSIGKNRMFLAGMAVFTISSLGCALAPTLPVLIGLRVVQGIGAAMSVSIVMAIIFELYPFSEHGKAMGLLGSTIALASLSGPILGGLLLDFFSWHAIFMINVPIGIVLVLFGLSSMDLEKPEKSGKDRMDWIGAGSFAAAIASSMLFLGFVAEGTRTGAEIAATLCACIISLALFIRTERRHPRPLLDLSIFSERLFVVPLLCMALVFTAYMVLSISMPFYLEGVMAFSPLQVGLVFVLIATILTAGAPIVGKIYDRHPWKYFTGIGLFVGAIGLFAFAYFAHAVDLSLLIVALLIFAIGFTLFQGPINAEIMHGLPIDKSAIASAMNSTGRQFAMALGSSAASIIFAFQLRQAGYTSIVTNAAPSLIVDATTVAMTVAALLCFAGVILQVLKRDIGGEIQDGKIKAGKDVCPEFQGHDLL, from the coding sequence ATGATCGTCGCCCTCCTCGGGATGTACATGTCTGTGCTGGACGGCGTGATCATCTCGATCGCTCTTCCCACGATCACCTCGTACTTCAATGCGGATATCGCCTGCTCGCAATGGACGATGACCGGCTACCTTGTCGCCATAACCGCGGCAATGCTGATCTTTGCCAGGCTGTCGGATTCCATCGGGAAGAACAGAATGTTTCTTGCAGGGATGGCGGTTTTTACCATCAGTTCGCTCGGCTGCGCCCTTGCGCCGACTCTTCCCGTACTCATCGGGTTGCGGGTCGTCCAGGGCATCGGCGCCGCCATGTCGGTCTCGATCGTGATGGCGATCATCTTTGAACTCTATCCATTCTCCGAACATGGAAAGGCGATGGGTCTCCTCGGGTCGACCATCGCACTTGCAAGCCTGAGCGGCCCGATCCTTGGCGGGTTATTGCTCGATTTCTTCAGCTGGCATGCGATCTTCATGATCAATGTACCGATCGGCATCGTGCTCGTCTTATTCGGTCTCTCCTCGATGGACCTGGAAAAACCGGAAAAATCCGGGAAGGACAGGATGGACTGGATCGGGGCGGGAAGTTTTGCGGCTGCCATTGCATCGTCGATGCTCTTCCTCGGTTTCGTTGCAGAAGGAACGAGGACTGGTGCAGAGATCGCTGCAACGTTGTGCGCATGTATCATCTCCCTCGCTCTCTTCATCAGAACCGAACGTCGACATCCCCGTCCCCTGCTCGATCTTTCGATCTTTTCGGAACGTCTGTTCGTCGTGCCGCTGCTCTGCATGGCCCTTGTATTCACCGCCTATATGGTGTTAAGTATCTCGATGCCTTTCTATCTGGAAGGCGTCATGGCCTTCTCCCCTCTTCAGGTTGGACTGGTATTCGTGCTAATTGCAACGATCCTGACAGCCGGTGCCCCCATTGTCGGGAAGATCTATGATCGGCACCCCTGGAAATATTTTACCGGGATCGGGCTCTTCGTCGGGGCAATTGGTCTCTTCGCGTTTGCTTATTTTGCACATGCCGTGGACCTGAGTTTGTTGATCGTCGCCCTGCTTATCTTTGCAATTGGTTTTACTCTCTTCCAGGGTCCAATCAATGCCGAGATCATGCACGGTCTGCCGATAGACAAATCAGCGATCGCCTCGGCCATGAACAGTACAGGAAGACAGTTTGCAATGGCGCTTGGATCATCAGCGGCTTCGATTATCTTTGCGTTTCAGTTGCGGCAGGCAGGTTATACCAGTATCGTGACCAATGCAGCCCCATCTCTTATTGTGGACGCAACCACGGTTGCAATGACAGTCGCCGCACTACTCTGTTTTGCAGGGGTGATTTTGCAGGTACTGAAGAGAGATATCGGCGGGGAGATACAGGATGGAAAGATCAAAGCAGGAAAAGATGTATGCCCGGAATTTCAGGGCCATGATCTCCTGTAG
- a CDS encoding TrmB family transcriptional regulator, whose translation MSQALIDNLKKHGFTEYEAKTYVAIVGLGMGTAREICEISGVPQGRIYTVLNALSDRGFVGVEEGSPTFYLAENPADVFAAIKEGYCTSLDETIEELKHLNYEAKPPSPFWSIHSERGILSREKMLIRYAGHDIIVIIKDTRPLRPLLRELKAAKKQVKLTILSHEREKFTYEGLRVEAMSSDLAGLFEEMAEESGQVMKDANWDTELFMLIDGMTAFTAGYRSGRKSATVIKWPPICFMMKRLIEILEPAVRG comes from the coding sequence ATGTCGCAGGCGCTCATCGACAACCTGAAAAAACATGGATTCACCGAATACGAAGCAAAGACCTACGTAGCGATTGTCGGTCTGGGCATGGGTACCGCAAGGGAGATCTGCGAGATCTCGGGAGTCCCCCAGGGACGTATCTATACGGTTCTGAATGCCCTGAGCGATCGAGGTTTTGTCGGCGTGGAAGAAGGATCCCCGACATTTTATCTGGCCGAAAATCCGGCTGATGTATTTGCTGCAATAAAAGAGGGGTACTGCACCTCACTCGACGAGACGATCGAAGAACTCAAACATCTCAATTATGAGGCAAAACCACCGTCGCCTTTCTGGTCGATCCACAGTGAGCGGGGCATCCTGAGCAGGGAGAAAATGCTGATCAGGTACGCCGGGCACGACATCATCGTCATAATAAAGGACACCCGACCTCTCCGTCCCCTTCTCAGGGAGTTGAAGGCTGCAAAAAAACAGGTGAAACTCACCATCCTCTCCCATGAAAGGGAAAAATTCACATATGAGGGCCTGCGGGTGGAAGCGATGAGCAGCGATCTGGCCGGCCTGTTTGAGGAGATGGCAGAGGAATCCGGGCAGGTAATGAAGGATGCGAACTGGGATACCGAACTGTTTATGCTCATCGACGGCATGACCGCATTTACCGCGGGGTACAGATCAGGGAGGAAGAGTGCCACGGTGATAAAATGGCCGCCTATCTGCTTTATGATGAAAAGACTCATTGAGATACTCGAACCTGCGGTGAGAGGATGA
- a CDS encoding class I SAM-dependent methyltransferase: MVDMLNKFFQNTRKPRGRPGKLMLICMNSGHAKLASWGFSHLHVNANSHILDIGCGGGANIAKMLKDSPGSIVDGIDYSEESVAFSQKINAFELGKRCNIRQGDVSCLPYPDRSLNLVTAFETIYFWPDLDAAFKEIKRVLQPGGTFFVCCELDNPDNTTWTDRIDGMTIYRGEDLKKRLLQIGFQSVDLHRHEKGWMCLEAVY, encoded by the coding sequence ATGGTAGATATGCTTAACAAATTCTTTCAGAATACCCGGAAACCGCGAGGCAGGCCCGGGAAATTAATGTTGATCTGTATGAACTCAGGGCACGCAAAACTGGCCTCATGGGGATTTTCACACCTCCACGTAAATGCCAATTCACATATTTTAGATATTGGCTGTGGTGGTGGGGCCAATATTGCAAAAATGCTAAAGGATTCGCCCGGCAGCATCGTGGACGGTATAGATTATTCAGAGGAAAGCGTTGCCTTCAGCCAAAAAATAAATGCGTTCGAGCTCGGGAAGCGATGTAATATCCGGCAGGGTGATGTATCGTGCCTGCCATATCCCGATCGGTCCTTAAATCTTGTTACTGCCTTTGAGACCATTTATTTTTGGCCGGATCTGGATGCCGCCTTCAAAGAGATAAAGCGGGTTCTTCAGCCGGGCGGCACTTTTTTTGTTTGCTGTGAGCTGGATAATCCCGATAATACCACATGGACGGATCGTATAGATGGTATGACAATCTATCGCGGTGAGGATTTAAAAAAACGTCTTTTACAAATTGGTTTTCAAAGTGTGGATTTACACAGGCATGAAAAAGGATGGATGTGTTTAGAGGCGGTTTATTAA
- a CDS encoding class I SAM-dependent methyltransferase codes for MKKIPEVKDDFGELYGKLLTNQETDLFIAAIKLGIFQELSDWKSPEDLAERLHLNQKNTAVFLNSLASLDVIEKKGGLFRNSPAAAEFLAENNDVYLGDFFLSCYRWYSMSPDDICDLVRDGPGERCVSDLESEETWREQARLSVNYQRAGMAQLAVRLVSSLPEYPSFRRMLDLGCGPGLCGTSIAMSHPSMKAVLFDRPTVAGVAEEVVEEYGMGDSVAVLGGDYIDGPIGGEYDPVWASMTLNFAGDRLKEVIKKIHDSLNPGGVFVSFSDGKTNEGTKPKEMVIGTLMFALSGDDMGLNEGVIAGAMIEAGFASVQSRTVMTPIGEVMVDIARKRP; via the coding sequence ATGAAAAAAATACCTGAAGTGAAAGATGATTTCGGAGAACTGTACGGGAAACTGCTTACGAATCAGGAGACAGATCTTTTTATTGCGGCAATAAAACTGGGGATCTTTCAGGAACTTTCTGACTGGAAAAGTCCAGAAGATCTGGCCGAACGGTTGCATCTCAATCAAAAAAACACCGCGGTTTTTCTGAATTCACTGGCGTCGCTGGACGTGATCGAGAAAAAAGGCGGCCTGTTCAGGAATTCACCGGCTGCAGCCGAATTTCTTGCAGAAAATAACGACGTCTATCTGGGGGATTTCTTTTTGTCATGCTACAGATGGTACAGCATGTCCCCCGATGATATCTGCGATCTTGTACGGGACGGCCCTGGAGAGAGATGCGTCTCTGATCTGGAATCCGAGGAGACCTGGAGGGAACAGGCGAGGTTGTCGGTGAATTACCAGCGTGCTGGAATGGCGCAACTGGCAGTACGTCTCGTGTCCTCGCTGCCTGAGTATCCGTCGTTCAGGAGGATGCTCGATCTCGGGTGCGGCCCTGGACTTTGTGGTACGTCGATTGCCATGAGTCATCCTTCCATGAAGGCGGTTCTCTTCGACCGACCGACTGTTGCCGGGGTCGCCGAAGAAGTGGTGGAAGAATACGGAATGGGCGACAGTGTTGCAGTCCTCGGGGGAGATTACATCGACGGCCCTATCGGCGGAGAATATGACCCGGTCTGGGCCTCGATGACGCTCAATTTTGCCGGAGATCGACTGAAAGAGGTGATAAAAAAGATCCATGATTCCCTTAACCCTGGAGGAGTTTTCGTCAGTTTTTCTGACGGGAAAACAAATGAGGGAACAAAACCGAAAGAGATGGTGATCGGAACCCTGATGTTCGCACTTTCTGGAGACGACATGGGGCTGAATGAAGGAGTCATCGCCGGTGCCATGATCGAAGCGGGTTTTGCATCGGTACAGAGCAGAACCGTGATGACGCCTATAGGGGAGGTTATGGTGGATATCGCAAGAAAGCGTCCTTGA
- a CDS encoding type II secretion system F family protein: protein MQINSFIDPLLDSERLKKSLSGAQIPINSEIYLQFCIVITLLCAFGYLLLQLFFLVFDIPVDFLPFLPGIVSQVLIFVVLVVVVFLALLYYPALVAAGRRTRIDMDLPYAVTYMEALSTNVTLYSLFKSVFEAEDLYGEVSHECGMIVRDVEVFGEDLLTAMKNLQKITPSENFADLLNDLALVFKTGGNLKDFFDSRSDRYREIARQELETTLQIMEMIAEVYVTAFVAGPIAIIIMLVAQNLSGRGQMGGIMPLMYIGLPLGAIALIVILYYLLPSDTLTISHREVRESEFTDEIIEKRTEDEYNPDFVKNLETRKKWLKAREILRHPFRFYISDYQIGLFIGMLLSLIVAWQYLSGGLADLFPAFPLEMFICLFVIALTIPVILAYESRKIYMNRVEAQMPEFLRDIADMKDVGMTLQSAIDMVSTSKIGVLSSELKIASDEMKWGYSTSSALIRMEERIGLVSVKRAVSLIVKASEITDHLRDILTIAIGDLEHYLKMKLKRFNVSFVYLAVIYLSFGIYLYCSYQLNDAFVASFREMDVTFDITGNLQDMFRVGIIIGGFSGIMAGQLSANNILAGLKHTVVFLLASIVLFVYIL from the coding sequence ATGCAGATTAACTCGTTCATAGATCCCCTGCTGGACAGTGAGAGACTCAAGAAATCGTTATCGGGAGCGCAGATTCCCATAAATTCCGAGATATACCTTCAATTCTGTATCGTCATCACGCTGCTGTGTGCATTCGGGTACCTGCTGCTGCAACTCTTCTTCCTGGTCTTCGATATCCCGGTCGATTTCCTGCCGTTCCTTCCCGGCATCGTATCGCAGGTTCTGATCTTTGTCGTGCTCGTCGTCGTCGTCTTCCTTGCGCTCCTCTATTACCCCGCGCTGGTAGCAGCAGGCAGGAGGACACGCATCGATATGGACCTGCCCTACGCAGTCACGTACATGGAAGCGCTCTCAACGAACGTCACTCTCTACTCCCTCTTCAAGAGTGTCTTCGAGGCGGAAGACCTCTACGGCGAGGTCTCGCACGAATGCGGGATGATCGTCCGCGACGTCGAAGTTTTCGGCGAAGACCTCCTGACGGCAATGAAAAACCTGCAAAAGATCACACCCTCCGAAAATTTCGCCGACCTTCTCAACGACCTCGCCCTGGTCTTCAAAACCGGAGGAAACCTGAAAGATTTCTTCGACTCACGTTCGGACAGGTACCGTGAAATCGCCCGGCAGGAGCTCGAAACGACCCTCCAGATCATGGAGATGATTGCCGAAGTCTACGTAACGGCCTTCGTTGCAGGACCAATTGCGATCATTATCATGCTGGTCGCACAGAACCTCTCAGGAAGAGGGCAGATGGGAGGCATCATGCCGCTGATGTACATCGGCCTTCCCCTCGGGGCAATCGCCCTGATCGTGATACTCTACTACCTGCTGCCGAGCGACACCCTGACGATCTCGCACCGCGAAGTCCGAGAGTCGGAGTTTACCGACGAGATCATCGAAAAAAGAACAGAGGATGAATATAACCCGGATTTTGTAAAAAACCTCGAGACACGGAAAAAGTGGCTGAAAGCCAGGGAGATCCTGAGACATCCATTCCGGTTTTACATCTCCGACTACCAGATAGGACTCTTCATCGGCATGCTCCTCTCCCTGATCGTCGCGTGGCAGTACCTGAGCGGAGGCCTTGCGGACCTCTTCCCCGCGTTTCCGCTCGAGATGTTCATCTGCCTCTTCGTCATCGCCCTTACGATCCCGGTTATCCTTGCCTACGAATCCCGCAAGATCTACATGAACAGAGTAGAAGCGCAGATGCCCGAGTTTCTCCGCGATATTGCTGATATGAAAGATGTCGGAATGACGCTCCAGAGCGCGATCGATATGGTGTCCACCTCAAAGATCGGAGTTCTCTCATCCGAACTGAAGATCGCTTCCGATGAGATGAAGTGGGGATACAGTACTTCAAGCGCACTTATACGCATGGAGGAGAGGATCGGTCTTGTCTCCGTCAAACGTGCCGTCTCGCTCATTGTAAAGGCAAGCGAGATCACGGATCACCTCAGGGACATCCTGACAATCGCCATCGGGGACCTGGAGCACTATCTGAAGATGAAACTGAAGCGTTTCAACGTATCGTTCGTGTATCTCGCGGTCATATACCTCTCGTTCGGGATTTATCTCTATTGCTCGTATCAGTTGAACGATGCATTCGTGGCAAGTTTCCGGGAGATGGATGTCACCTTCGACATAACCGGAAACCTGCAGGACATGTTCAGGGTGGGGATCATCATCGGGGGGTTCTCGGGGATCATGGCGGGCCAGCTGAGCGCGAACAACATCCTCGCCGGACTGAAGCATACCGTCGTCTTCCTTCTCGCCTCGATCGTGCTCTTCGTGTACATTCTGTGA
- a CDS encoding type II/IV secretion system ATPase subunit — translation MASDAYDHEADITGNISETSVGKHTGGETAGGEERPAPSPDTGTAAEKGGIFEKLKQHLRKSSGKYTWDSFRQGSKKKYRADPADTIIPGDDQRWDEHPLPPLDPEEEKWVIERYWLVPPFAYAKIVKNRDMDLEYVVVEPRVSDKEFILLEETYEELRNVLIYTSSTSKNTATFDEGRIKEIIKSFDPEIDDERIGILIYFLRRNFAGFGKLDPLMHDQNIEDITCNGKGVPIFVYHRNYANLATNIQFEDDELNKYALKIAQKANKQMSLTTPLIDAALPGGSRAQITYSDVVSSKGSSFTIRKFKADPMTPVDLITLNTYSAELMAVIWLCVENSKSMIIVGGTASGKTSTMNAVSFFIPSIAKIVSIEDTREIQLPHKNWLPLKTREGGKNFDAGDVDMFTLLKASLRQRPEFIIVGEVRGEEAQTLFQAMNTGHTTFSTLHAGGVREAINRLTHDPINVPTVMFGALDLMLIQGLQYRAGIGFRRCLSLNEMYLEGGDIHWNPLYEWNLQTDGFHRAYDRSRTLEHIAYTNGWSAEELQAQIETRKQLLQRMVNGKIYDIDTISHFINKLRKSTYHAD, via the coding sequence ATGGCATCCGATGCATACGACCATGAGGCGGACATTACCGGGAATATTTCGGAGACCTCCGTGGGAAAGCACACCGGAGGAGAGACGGCAGGTGGAGAGGAGCGCCCGGCACCATCACCCGATACCGGAACGGCAGCAGAGAAGGGAGGAATCTTCGAAAAACTGAAGCAACACCTCCGTAAATCGTCCGGGAAATACACCTGGGATTCCTTCAGGCAGGGATCGAAAAAGAAGTACAGGGCCGACCCTGCGGATACGATCATTCCCGGCGACGACCAGCGATGGGACGAGCACCCACTCCCGCCCCTCGATCCCGAAGAAGAAAAATGGGTGATCGAGAGATACTGGCTCGTTCCCCCATTTGCATATGCAAAGATCGTGAAAAACCGGGATATGGATCTCGAATATGTCGTCGTCGAGCCCAGGGTATCCGATAAAGAGTTCATCCTGCTGGAAGAGACGTACGAGGAGTTGAGGAATGTGCTGATCTACACCTCATCGACCAGCAAAAATACCGCCACGTTCGATGAAGGCAGGATCAAGGAGATCATCAAGTCGTTCGACCCCGAAATCGACGATGAACGGATAGGTATCCTCATTTATTTCCTCCGGCGCAACTTCGCCGGGTTCGGGAAGCTCGACCCCCTCATGCACGATCAGAATATCGAAGATATCACCTGTAACGGCAAGGGCGTACCGATCTTCGTCTATCACCGCAACTATGCAAACCTCGCCACGAACATCCAGTTCGAGGACGATGAGTTGAATAAGTATGCCCTGAAGATCGCCCAGAAGGCCAACAAACAGATGTCACTTACGACTCCCCTAATAGATGCAGCGCTTCCTGGGGGTTCAAGAGCACAGATTACCTACAGCGACGTCGTATCGTCGAAAGGAAGCTCGTTTACGATACGGAAGTTCAAGGCCGACCCGATGACGCCCGTCGACCTCATCACGCTGAACACCTACAGCGCGGAGTTGATGGCCGTCATCTGGCTCTGTGTGGAGAACAGCAAGAGCATGATCATCGTCGGGGGAACGGCCAGCGGAAAGACGTCCACGATGAACGCGGTCTCGTTCTTCATCCCGTCGATAGCCAAGATCGTCTCCATCGAAGATACGCGCGAGATCCAGCTCCCCCACAAGAACTGGCTCCCCCTAAAGACCCGTGAAGGTGGTAAAAACTTCGATGCCGGCGACGTGGATATGTTCACCCTCCTGAAGGCTTCCCTCCGGCAGCGGCCCGAGTTCATCATCGTGGGAGAAGTGAGAGGCGAAGAAGCGCAAACCCTCTTCCAGGCCATGAACACGGGCCATACCACCTTCTCCACCCTGCACGCAGGAGGGGTACGAGAGGCGATCAACAGGCTCACCCACGACCCCATCAATGTCCCGACAGTGATGTTCGGCGCCCTCGATCTGATGCTGATCCAGGGACTACAATACAGGGCGGGCATCGGATTCAGGCGATGCCTCTCACTCAACGAGATGTACCTGGAAGGAGGCGACATTCACTGGAACCCGCTGTATGAGTGGAACCTGCAGACGGATGGGTTCCACAGGGCCTATGATCGGTCAAGAACCCTCGAGCATATCGCCTACACCAATGGGTGGAGCGCGGAGGAACTGCAGGCCCAGATAGAGACCAGAAAACAGCTTCTCCAGCGGATGGTCAACGGGAAGATCTACGACATCGATACGATCTCGCATTTCATTAACAAATTAAGGAAGTCGACGTACCATGCAGATTAA
- a CDS encoding type IV pilin N-terminal domain-containing protein encodes MKEKQSSLNSEAVSPVIGVMLMLVVTIIVAAAVSAFAGGFADDQKETPVAQIDVQLKTEGSYPKLVFTHLGGDALDTGDLKIITYFHGYGKCGAHELSKEVLPVRKHTTDGSLDPMVPANNYDAADYNAGTGSFISNNGYPCTVSNGKPVKYWGNSTMMPGDVYTTIDKASLESVITVRSVGDDLIEVEIIHIPSGKTIFSGEVIY; translated from the coding sequence ATGAAAGAAAAGCAGAGCAGTTTGAATTCGGAGGCGGTCTCCCCCGTTATCGGCGTGATGCTGATGCTTGTGGTGACGATCATCGTCGCCGCCGCGGTGTCGGCGTTCGCGGGAGGGTTTGCCGACGATCAAAAAGAGACGCCGGTTGCACAGATCGACGTGCAGCTGAAGACCGAAGGGTCATACCCGAAGCTGGTGTTCACGCATCTCGGCGGCGACGCGCTGGATACAGGCGATCTGAAGATCATCACGTACTTTCATGGATACGGAAAGTGCGGCGCCCACGAACTGAGTAAAGAGGTACTTCCTGTCCGCAAGCACACGACCGACGGTTCGCTCGACCCGATGGTCCCGGCGAACAACTACGATGCGGCCGATTACAATGCGGGCACGGGATCGTTCATTTCAAACAACGGCTATCCCTGCACGGTATCGAACGGGAAACCGGTCAAGTACTGGGGCAACTCGACGATGATGCCGGGCGACGTCTACACGACGATCGATAAGGCGTCGCTCGAGAGCGTCATTACCGTACGGAGCGTCGGCGACGACCTGATCGAGGTGGAGATCATCCACATCCCGAGCGGGAAGACGATCTTCAGCGGGGAGGTGATCTATTGA
- a CDS encoding type IV pilin N-terminal domain-containing protein, with product MNCSFRENESGVSPVIGVMLMLVVTIIIAAVVSAFAGGLTDSSTDVPVAAFEFKVYKQFISASYNPGASDRVVAIMKSGEAIDTQHLKIVSYYKDDDGNIISHEFTESQIGAQFFAKGSVGTDTYFGKPGTYWHTGDKFFGLPSTLFGVTPDRGDTIEINVVHKPTNTVIWSAEVTVI from the coding sequence ATGAACTGTTCATTTCGGGAGAACGAGAGCGGCGTATCGCCGGTCATCGGAGTCATGCTGATGCTTGTAGTGACGATAATCATTGCGGCCGTCGTATCGGCATTTGCGGGAGGTCTCACCGACTCATCGACGGATGTCCCGGTGGCCGCGTTTGAGTTCAAGGTATACAAACAGTTTATTTCTGCAAGCTACAATCCGGGTGCAAGTGATAGGGTCGTGGCGATCATGAAGAGCGGAGAGGCGATCGACACGCAACATTTGAAGATCGTCTCCTACTACAAGGACGACGACGGAAACATTATCTCCCATGAATTCACTGAGTCACAGATCGGTGCGCAATTCTTCGCCAAGGGATCTGTCGGGACGGACACATATTTCGGCAAACCCGGCACGTACTGGCATACGGGAGACAAATTTTTTGGCCTCCCGAGCACTCTTTTCGGGGTAACGCCCGACAGGGGTGACACTATCGAGATCAACGTGGTGCATAAACCGACGAACACGGTGATATGGTCGGCCGAGGTGACGGTCATATGA
- a CDS encoding type IV pilin — MKIKEEEAVSPVIGVMLMIVVTVIIAAVVSAFAGGYSDDDRKAPTAVISCKAIGDGLLFTHESGDFIDLVDVIVVLTNGEDTRRFYYAPYTDARAMVKVSPVRSLTTDLQITTGNQFYLPADNDGTGVAGGYLGWDDPAFYLTTDEIGTYTIIDRESNQIISTGMISI, encoded by the coding sequence ATGAAAATAAAAGAAGAGGAGGCGGTATCGCCGGTCATCGGGGTGATGCTGATGATTGTGGTGACCGTCATCATCGCAGCTGTTGTCTCCGCGTTTGCCGGCGGTTATTCAGATGACGACCGAAAGGCGCCGACCGCAGTCATCTCCTGTAAGGCAATAGGGGATGGCCTCCTGTTCACCCACGAATCGGGGGACTTCATCGATCTGGTCGACGTCATCGTTGTCCTGACAAACGGGGAAGATACAAGGAGATTTTATTATGCCCCCTATACTGATGCTCGCGCTATGGTGAAGGTCAGTCCCGTGCGATCACTGACGACTGACCTGCAGATCACTACGGGCAACCAGTTCTACCTTCCTGCGGACAATGACGGCACCGGCGTTGCCGGCGGCTATCTCGGGTGGGATGATCCCGCGTTCTACCTGACAACCGACGAGATCGGGACGTATACGATCATCGACCGGGAGAGCAATCAGATCATATCGACAGGCATGATCAGTATCTAA
- a CDS encoding type IV pilin N-terminal domain-containing protein codes for MERNEDAVSPVIGVMLMIVVTVIIAAIVSGFASGMGDTQKAAPAAAIQCSIVKADVDNVVMTLKHVSGDSLKTADLRFYVSYVDSAGTPVQKRTQGVSAAGFTNSRGETVSAKIPYLTDVKVGDVGDDATNYGNFIWNPGQILTTGNAAGFKAITGLDASGVKIGDILSIKIVDTTSQKAVFDQDVRVQ; via the coding sequence ATGGAGAGAAATGAAGATGCGGTCTCGCCGGTCATCGGCGTCATGCTGATGATCGTCGTGACCGTGATCATCGCTGCCATCGTTTCGGGCTTTGCCAGCGGCATGGGAGACACCCAGAAAGCGGCACCGGCGGCGGCGATACAGTGCAGTATCGTGAAAGCGGATGTGGACAATGTGGTGATGACCTTAAAGCACGTCTCGGGAGATTCGCTCAAGACGGCCGACCTGAGGTTCTACGTCAGCTATGTGGACTCAGCTGGCACTCCGGTCCAGAAGAGGACGCAGGGTGTTTCGGCGGCAGGGTTTACCAACTCGCGGGGAGAGACGGTAAGCGCAAAGATCCCGTACCTGACCGACGTGAAGGTAGGGGACGTGGGAGACGACGCCACGAACTACGGCAACTTCATCTGGAACCCCGGGCAGATTCTCACAACCGGCAACGCGGCGGGTTTCAAGGCGATAACCGGGCTTGATGCGTCTGGTGTCAAGATCGGGGACATTCTCAGTATAAAGATCGTGGACACAACCTCCCAGAAGGCGGTATTTGACCAGGATGTGAGGGTACAATGA
- a CDS encoding type IV pilin N-terminal domain-containing protein, whose amino-acid sequence MKRIAMMNEDAVSPVIGVMLMIVVTVIIAAVVSGYAGGMTSSESKVPNAAFTIHPNLNGNGTIAFHQTGGDELMLNEILVQLEYNDRSIILSNLDNMTGYSDLEYLSEMGGDADGFITGGDRLVLTCDRNDATNKAFVFKPADAAANFTIPYYGHIRYMILDKESAKAIQTGEFVLK is encoded by the coding sequence ATGAAGAGAATTGCCATGATGAACGAAGATGCGGTATCGCCCGTTATCGGGGTGATGCTGATGATCGTCGTGACCGTCATCATCGCAGCGGTCGTATCCGGGTATGCAGGGGGAATGACCTCTTCGGAGAGCAAGGTGCCGAATGCGGCGTTCACCATCCACCCGAATCTCAACGGCAACGGCACGATCGCGTTCCATCAGACCGGCGGCGACGAACTGATGCTCAACGAGATCCTCGTCCAGCTCGAATACAACGACAGGAGCATCATCCTCTCGAACCTCGACAATATGACTGGTTATTCCGATCTTGAATACCTCTCCGAGATGGGCGGCGACGCGGACGGTTTCATCACCGGCGGCGACCGGCTCGTCCTGACCTGCGACAGAAACGATGCTACAAACAAGGCATTTGTATTCAAGCCCGCCGATGCGGCGGCGAACTTCACAATCCCGTACTACGGCCACATCAGGTACATGATCCTTGATAAGGAGAGTGCGAAGGCGATCCAGACGGGGGAGTTCGTGCTGAAGTAG